Proteins from a single region of Stigmatella erecta:
- a CDS encoding pirin family protein, whose translation MLTLRNSEARGHANHGWLDSHHTFSFADYYDPSFMGFRALRVINEDRVAGQSGFGAHSHRDMEIITYVLSGQLEHRDSLGSAGMLRAGEMQRMTAGTGVLHSEMNSGDEEVHFLQIWVLPGQKGLKPGYEQKFFPREERQGGFRLVVSPEGQDGSLKVNQDLRLYSTLLGPGEKAGHTLAPGRHAWVQVARGTGTLNGVAVKAGDGVAVSNESKLELLASAPMEALLFDLA comes from the coding sequence ATGCTGACCCTCAGGAACTCGGAAGCGCGCGGCCATGCGAACCACGGCTGGTTGGACTCTCACCACACCTTCTCGTTCGCGGACTATTACGATCCCTCTTTCATGGGCTTCCGCGCCCTGCGCGTCATCAACGAGGACCGGGTGGCGGGGCAGAGCGGCTTCGGGGCGCACTCCCACCGGGACATGGAGATCATCACCTACGTGCTCTCTGGACAGCTCGAGCACCGCGACAGCCTGGGCTCGGCCGGGATGCTGCGCGCGGGCGAGATGCAGCGGATGACCGCAGGCACGGGCGTGCTGCACAGCGAGATGAACAGCGGGGACGAGGAGGTGCACTTCCTGCAGATCTGGGTCCTCCCCGGCCAGAAGGGGCTGAAGCCCGGCTATGAGCAGAAGTTCTTCCCTCGCGAGGAGCGCCAGGGCGGCTTCCGGCTCGTGGTATCCCCCGAAGGCCAGGACGGCTCGCTGAAGGTGAACCAGGATCTGCGGCTGTACAGCACGCTCCTGGGCCCGGGCGAGAAGGCCGGGCACACGCTGGCCCCCGGGCGGCACGCCTGGGTGCAGGTGGCGCGCGGCACGGGGACGCTCAATGGGGTGGCCGTGAAGGCGGGAGACGGCGTGGCCGTGTCCAATGAATCGAAGCTGGAACTCCTGGCGTCCGCGCCGATGGAGGCCCTGCTCTTCGATCTGGCGTGA
- a CDS encoding sigma-54-dependent transcriptional regulator, which produces MQEDLSSLVVALSKAGDFEDAAARTLSSLMRLTEEEIATSRYKNHGKVLRGMVHLRRSGGYLRLAILEQGATTVKSAGGAMEAPSLVSATAWHSVVQHNCPVFIDAILGTLRPYSPQDTERLEELLPGGFGSQESRQSFLSRQASHVCVIPLRTPGSGIGGMISLEADCPPAMGQDFVWQDCVDRLQLVAEIAAPYLTGLPFPPAPQAEVDEFMPVIGTSMANLLPILGVFSQQEESILISGATGAGKSRLARWCHARSNRHSGPFEVLDLISVPEDLQMAELFGWKRGAFTGAVRDSVGSLGRAEGGTLFIDEIDKLSMKAQAGLLRVLEERTYRVLGDGTGDRSADVRFVIGTNVDLREAVRAGRFREDLYYRINVLPLRVPPLDERRDEIPKWAEYMVNRRHREQFPTGQARLSPEAEQRLSNRSWPGNLRQLDNIIRRAYTLAMVEYGASPELVLKEGHISRALEYEEATGETVVPRGEPLSLTEAMREVAAAFIAEAKRRGTPLDLGLTEALTGVVLGQAVQELGREEAFRLLGRENLLKNRNHHKVLKRELEKVEALYKELTGSSSPFSGLLPDEEPG; this is translated from the coding sequence ATGCAAGAGGATTTATCCTCGTTGGTGGTGGCGCTCTCAAAGGCGGGAGACTTCGAGGATGCGGCGGCACGGACGTTGAGCAGCTTGATGCGCCTCACAGAGGAGGAGATCGCCACCAGCCGGTACAAGAACCACGGCAAAGTGCTCCGAGGCATGGTGCACCTGCGGCGCTCGGGAGGATACCTGCGCCTGGCCATCCTGGAACAGGGGGCCACCACGGTGAAATCGGCCGGAGGTGCGATGGAGGCCCCCAGCCTGGTGTCGGCCACCGCGTGGCACTCGGTGGTGCAGCACAACTGCCCCGTCTTCATCGATGCCATCCTGGGCACCCTGCGGCCCTACTCCCCCCAGGACACGGAGCGCCTGGAGGAGCTGTTGCCGGGAGGCTTTGGGAGCCAGGAGAGCCGGCAGAGCTTCCTGAGCCGGCAGGCCTCGCACGTGTGCGTCATCCCCCTGCGCACGCCGGGCTCGGGCATCGGCGGGATGATTTCCCTGGAGGCCGACTGCCCGCCCGCGATGGGCCAGGACTTCGTCTGGCAGGACTGTGTGGATCGGCTGCAATTGGTGGCGGAGATCGCCGCGCCCTACCTGACAGGTCTTCCCTTCCCTCCCGCCCCCCAGGCGGAAGTGGACGAGTTCATGCCGGTCATCGGCACGTCGATGGCCAACCTGCTGCCCATCCTCGGCGTCTTCTCCCAGCAGGAGGAGAGCATCCTCATCAGCGGGGCCACCGGCGCGGGCAAGTCGCGGCTGGCCCGCTGGTGCCATGCGCGCTCGAACCGCCACTCGGGCCCCTTCGAGGTGCTGGACCTCATCTCCGTGCCCGAGGATCTCCAGATGGCGGAGCTCTTCGGGTGGAAGCGCGGGGCCTTCACCGGCGCGGTGCGCGACAGCGTGGGGAGCCTGGGCCGGGCGGAGGGCGGCACGCTCTTCATCGATGAAATCGACAAGCTGTCGATGAAGGCCCAGGCGGGCCTGCTCCGGGTGCTGGAGGAGCGGACCTACCGGGTGCTGGGCGATGGGACGGGAGACCGCTCGGCGGACGTGCGCTTCGTCATCGGCACGAACGTGGACCTGCGCGAGGCGGTGCGCGCGGGGCGCTTCCGCGAGGACCTCTACTACCGCATCAACGTGCTGCCGCTGCGGGTGCCGCCGCTGGACGAGCGCCGGGACGAGATTCCGAAGTGGGCGGAGTACATGGTGAACCGCCGGCACCGGGAGCAGTTCCCCACCGGACAGGCGCGGCTGTCGCCAGAGGCGGAACAGCGGCTGAGCAACCGCTCCTGGCCCGGGAACCTGCGGCAGCTCGACAACATCATCCGCCGGGCCTACACGCTGGCGATGGTGGAGTACGGGGCCTCGCCGGAGCTGGTGCTCAAGGAGGGCCACATCTCCCGGGCACTCGAATACGAGGAGGCCACGGGCGAGACGGTGGTCCCCCGCGGAGAGCCCCTGTCCCTGACGGAGGCGATGCGCGAGGTGGCCGCGGCCTTCATCGCGGAGGCCAAGCGCCGCGGCACCCCGCTGGATCTGGGGCTGACCGAGGCCCTCACGGGCGTGGTGCTGGGCCAGGCGGTCCAGGAGCTGGGCCGGGAGGAGGCCTTCCGGCTGCTGGGGCGCGAGAACCTCCTGAAGAACCGCAACCACCACAAGGTGCTCAAGCGGGAGCTGGAGAAGGTGGAGGCCCTGTACAAGGAGCTGACGGGAAGCAGCTCGCCGTTCAGCGGGCTGCTCCCCGACGAAGAGCCGGGCTGA
- a CDS encoding cyclic nucleotide-binding and patatin-like phospholipase domain-containing protein: MIELDGGPPPERGEPGLPSSRHTALNAWLLAHRYLMEEVFPVRRFPPGASIRRGGPGTGGPRALIVLSGEVAVTQVLLGSVDPYKSLYAGDVWVHPAGPGPAPEEGLFPVHLVAETACQLRVLAPERLAAFPELEELLGGYGEFQQKKHLFFEALRQTEPFRCIRARQLVDLLDRAEVRTYPRGERLCPGREGAEEGVYLVLRGELAELRRGRDSQERPAGRLVERPLWPGHLFGDLGRAPPDGSEREWVEVRSERAAVAFLAHPKAWRARREPEASGPLPELVLFRGDFSAAVHEWGVEPLRLLVDRVAEGIRTEYGDAILIVDVMPGLEVRMPRCPSPVDAQGRWVTHHRVHVPHGMAAAEGLSALARDAREWDYLFVRIAPSLWEGLTGPGGGGHGSAPVREGKLVWKLVQLDAGSDEVRLPPGFEPASTLFTVLLGPHPRRVCRADPVGTVRLRLEPRRLMHWERFEGLSSQERDSVLRWGRAITGRLVGVALGGGGAWGLAGLAVLQGMVERKIPIDLVSGTSFGALVAAFYCGRGPEGLELLLQQVPRLAWVVRASLISSEAIAWYVERMTGGIHLEELEVPCFPVATDISNAQVHIARWGSLGAGVRASGALAGVFSPAFAEGRRLVDGGFIANVPAAILKTWGASLIVAVNGVAKPSARQGAKPLFPTRVGWFLHGLNPIERAIDVMRSMILVFHTSGQQSAQMADVIFNSPFVNYSPWDYAHSQEILEQARTAARPVLETIQKKWDELRLTRRQREAVPAHPFQETPDADPNSAAG; this comes from the coding sequence ATGATCGAGCTCGACGGCGGGCCGCCTCCAGAACGAGGGGAGCCGGGGCTGCCTTCCTCTCGCCACACGGCCCTGAATGCATGGTTGCTCGCCCACCGGTATCTCATGGAGGAGGTGTTCCCGGTGCGGCGCTTCCCGCCCGGTGCCTCCATCCGGAGGGGAGGGCCGGGCACCGGGGGGCCTCGGGCCCTCATTGTGCTGTCTGGGGAGGTGGCTGTGACCCAGGTGCTGCTCGGCAGTGTGGATCCTTACAAATCCCTCTATGCGGGGGATGTCTGGGTTCATCCCGCAGGCCCGGGCCCCGCCCCGGAGGAAGGGCTGTTTCCCGTCCACCTGGTGGCGGAGACGGCGTGCCAGCTTCGCGTGCTGGCGCCAGAGCGGCTCGCGGCGTTTCCCGAGCTGGAAGAGCTCCTCGGCGGTTACGGGGAGTTTCAGCAGAAGAAGCACCTGTTCTTCGAGGCGCTCCGCCAGACGGAGCCGTTCCGGTGCATCCGCGCCCGGCAGCTCGTGGATCTGCTCGATCGGGCGGAAGTCCGGACCTACCCGCGCGGGGAGCGTCTCTGCCCAGGACGGGAGGGGGCCGAGGAGGGGGTCTACCTGGTGCTCCGGGGTGAGCTGGCCGAGCTTCGCCGTGGGAGGGACTCCCAGGAGCGCCCCGCGGGGCGGCTCGTCGAGCGCCCCCTCTGGCCAGGCCACCTGTTCGGGGATCTGGGGAGGGCCCCGCCGGACGGAAGCGAGCGGGAGTGGGTGGAAGTCCGCTCCGAGCGCGCGGCCGTGGCCTTTCTCGCGCATCCCAAGGCATGGCGGGCCCGTAGAGAGCCCGAGGCCAGCGGCCCGCTGCCCGAGCTCGTCCTCTTCCGGGGAGACTTCAGCGCTGCGGTCCACGAGTGGGGCGTGGAACCGCTCCGGCTCCTGGTGGATAGGGTGGCGGAGGGAATTCGCACGGAGTATGGGGATGCCATTCTCATCGTGGATGTCATGCCGGGGCTCGAGGTCCGGATGCCGCGGTGTCCGTCCCCCGTGGATGCTCAGGGCCGGTGGGTCACCCACCACCGGGTCCACGTGCCCCATGGAATGGCCGCTGCCGAAGGACTGAGCGCCCTGGCACGCGATGCACGGGAGTGGGACTACCTTTTTGTCCGGATCGCCCCCTCGCTGTGGGAGGGGCTCACCGGGCCAGGCGGCGGGGGGCATGGGAGCGCACCAGTTCGAGAGGGGAAGCTCGTCTGGAAGTTGGTCCAGCTCGATGCGGGCTCCGACGAGGTGCGGCTGCCACCGGGCTTCGAGCCGGCCTCCACCCTCTTCACGGTGTTGCTGGGGCCCCATCCCCGGCGCGTCTGCCGGGCGGACCCGGTGGGCACCGTGAGGCTCCGGCTGGAGCCTCGCCGCCTCATGCACTGGGAGCGGTTCGAGGGGCTGTCCTCCCAGGAGCGTGACAGCGTGCTGCGCTGGGGGCGGGCCATCACCGGGCGGCTCGTCGGGGTGGCGCTGGGCGGGGGCGGCGCCTGGGGGCTCGCGGGCTTGGCGGTCCTCCAGGGCATGGTGGAGCGGAAGATCCCCATCGATCTCGTCAGCGGGACGAGCTTTGGTGCCCTGGTGGCCGCCTTTTATTGCGGCCGGGGACCCGAGGGGCTGGAGCTGCTGCTTCAGCAGGTTCCCCGGCTGGCCTGGGTGGTGCGCGCCAGCTTGATCAGCTCCGAGGCGATTGCCTGGTACGTCGAGCGCATGACGGGAGGCATCCACCTCGAGGAGCTGGAGGTGCCCTGCTTCCCCGTGGCCACCGACATCTCGAATGCCCAGGTGCACATCGCGCGGTGGGGCAGCCTGGGCGCGGGCGTGCGGGCGAGCGGGGCCCTGGCGGGCGTGTTCTCGCCGGCCTTCGCGGAAGGCCGCCGCCTGGTGGATGGCGGCTTCATCGCCAACGTCCCCGCGGCCATCCTGAAGACGTGGGGGGCCAGCTTGATCGTCGCCGTCAACGGGGTGGCGAAGCCGTCGGCGCGCCAGGGGGCAAAGCCCCTGTTTCCCACCCGGGTAGGGTGGTTTCTGCATGGCCTCAACCCCATCGAGCGCGCCATTGATGTCATGCGCTCGATGATCCTCGTGTTCCATACCTCGGGACAGCAGTCCGCCCAGATGGCGGATGTCATCTTCAACAGCCCCTTCGTGAATTACTCACCCTGGGACTACGCGCACTCCCAGGAGATCCTGGAGCAGGCGCGGACCGCGGCGCGGCCCGTACTCGAGACGATCCAGAAGAAATGGGACGAGCTGCGTTTGACCCGAAGACAGCGGGAAGCGGTTCCCGCGCACCCCTTTCAGGAGACACCGGATGCCGACCCCAATAGCGCCGCGGGTTGA
- a CDS encoding carboxymuconolactone decarboxylase family protein has protein sequence MIEPSRQTLVGAFPPIQGYANSFLSYFFSESNPATGELVSSLTPLERERILITLQALRMNGNGRFLGIHLYWGLMTGLSVQEIADQLFLIGVYGGLSCYTSALATFQTLLRNLKQCVARGDTQAPSILAATAQWFAVS, from the coding sequence TTGATCGAACCGTCCCGGCAGACGCTCGTCGGCGCGTTCCCGCCCATCCAGGGCTATGCGAACTCATTCCTCTCCTATTTCTTCTCCGAGTCGAATCCGGCCACCGGGGAGCTGGTCTCCAGCCTGACGCCGCTGGAGCGCGAGCGGATCCTCATCACCCTGCAGGCCCTGCGCATGAACGGCAACGGCCGGTTCCTGGGCATCCACCTCTACTGGGGGTTGATGACGGGGCTGTCGGTGCAGGAGATCGCCGATCAGCTCTTCCTCATTGGCGTGTACGGCGGGCTGTCCTGCTACACGTCCGCGCTCGCCACCTTCCAGACGCTGCTCCGGAACCTGAAGCAGTGCGTGGCCCGGGGAGACACCCAGGCCCCGTCGATCCTGGCGGCGACGGCCCAATGGTTTGCCGTGTCGTGA
- a CDS encoding 3-oxoacyl-ACP synthase III family protein has protein sequence MIPVRILGTASAAPGRVVTTAELATALGRDSQLLEARTGIRTRHWTAPGTRMAEVGAEVLRRALGTAGLEARALRRLIFVNSTGGDALIPATANQIAAALGLSGSCDAFDLNNACMGFLSAFDLAARSIATGWGPVAIVTVELLSRAVAPDAPRSYLVLGDAAAAVVLGPAREGEGLLGSVLSNNGALPPDTVLAHPLLTGRPEQVQFHAAREELRRIALDALASATHAVLAQAQVALGEIEWVLPHQPNGSMFRSVLEVLGVEPARTVPVVEEIGSVGAAAIPFSLDRLLRTRPVRPGDRILMTGVGAGVAQGALLYRVGP, from the coding sequence ATGATTCCTGTACGCATCCTGGGCACGGCGAGCGCCGCGCCGGGCCGGGTGGTGACGACGGCGGAGCTGGCCACCGCGCTGGGCCGCGATTCCCAGCTCCTGGAGGCCCGGACGGGCATCCGCACGCGCCATTGGACCGCGCCGGGAACCCGCATGGCGGAGGTGGGCGCGGAGGTGCTGCGCCGTGCGCTGGGCACCGCAGGGCTGGAGGCCCGGGCGCTGCGCCGGCTCATCTTCGTCAACTCCACCGGGGGGGATGCCCTCATCCCCGCGACCGCCAACCAGATCGCCGCCGCGCTGGGGCTCTCCGGCTCGTGTGATGCGTTCGATCTCAACAACGCCTGCATGGGCTTTCTGTCGGCCTTCGATCTCGCGGCCCGGTCGATCGCCACCGGATGGGGGCCCGTGGCCATCGTCACCGTGGAGCTGCTCTCCCGGGCGGTGGCCCCCGATGCGCCGCGCTCGTACCTGGTGCTGGGGGACGCGGCCGCCGCGGTGGTGCTGGGCCCGGCGCGCGAGGGCGAGGGGCTGCTCGGCTCGGTGCTGTCCAACAATGGCGCGTTGCCCCCGGACACGGTCTTGGCGCACCCCCTGCTGACGGGCCGGCCGGAGCAGGTGCAGTTCCACGCCGCGAGGGAGGAGCTCCGGCGCATCGCCCTGGACGCGCTGGCCAGCGCCACGCACGCGGTGCTGGCCCAGGCCCAGGTCGCGCTGGGCGAGATCGAATGGGTGCTGCCCCACCAGCCCAACGGCTCCATGTTCCGGTCCGTCCTGGAGGTGCTGGGGGTGGAGCCTGCCCGGACCGTGCCGGTCGTGGAGGAGATAGGCAGCGTGGGCGCGGCGGCGATCCCCTTCAGCCTGGACCGGCTGCTGCGGACGCGGCCCGTGCGCCCCGGGGACCGGATCCTCATGACGGGCGTGGGGGCCGGGGTGGCCCAGGGAGCGCTGCTCTACCGGGTGGGCCCATGA
- a CDS encoding lysophospholipid acyltransferase family protein, which produces MRHAGGAPLASWLGVFRALRAWHRYEAVGLETLLAPGAKLIVGYHGRPLAFDQCMLTVELYERLGYLPHGIIHGAFEHNRVLRWWIHGLGFVTGDDGSLAEAVARGEHILVQPGGTREGCRSFRHRYQTDWGERTGYLRMAIKYGLPIVPVAGDGVDDAYVGLNDGHALGKRLGAPAQLPVWLGVGATGLWPFSLPFPVKMTQYVGTPFTRHLEGPVDPADRAALRQLHQEVRGAVQALLDRARAPHREES; this is translated from the coding sequence ATGAGGCACGCCGGGGGAGCCCCCCTGGCGTCCTGGCTGGGGGTGTTCCGGGCCCTGCGGGCCTGGCACCGGTACGAGGCCGTGGGGCTGGAAACCCTGCTGGCGCCGGGCGCGAAGTTGATCGTCGGCTACCACGGCCGGCCCCTCGCGTTCGACCAGTGCATGCTCACCGTCGAGCTCTACGAGCGGCTCGGATACCTGCCCCACGGCATCATCCACGGGGCGTTCGAGCACAACCGGGTGCTGCGGTGGTGGATCCACGGCCTGGGCTTCGTCACCGGGGATGACGGCTCCCTCGCGGAGGCGGTGGCGCGGGGCGAGCACATCCTGGTCCAGCCCGGAGGGACCCGGGAGGGCTGCCGGAGCTTCCGCCACCGGTACCAGACCGACTGGGGCGAGCGGACGGGCTACCTGCGGATGGCCATCAAGTACGGCCTGCCCATCGTGCCCGTGGCGGGCGATGGGGTGGACGATGCGTATGTCGGCCTCAACGACGGCCATGCGCTCGGCAAGCGCCTGGGGGCCCCCGCGCAGCTGCCGGTCTGGCTGGGGGTGGGTGCGACGGGGCTGTGGCCCTTCTCGCTCCCGTTTCCCGTGAAGATGACGCAGTACGTGGGCACGCCCTTCACCCGGCACCTGGAGGGCCCGGTGGATCCGGCGGACCGGGCGGCCCTGCGTCAGCTCCACCAGGAGGTGCGTGGCGCCGTGCAGGCGCTCCTGGACCGTGCGCGCGCGCCTCACCGGGAGGAGTCATGA
- a CDS encoding SDR family oxidoreductase gives MSSSPWAVILGASSGTGAAIAQEIARARGFDVFGVHRGRYLEQAAQVEQDIARMGRRIVMHRADAGTPEGAAQGADAVLALAGPRSVKLLVHSLASGSVGRLVSGQKDQLHPRQIERTFHAMAHSLVYWAQALMARDLLAPQALLLGLTNPLTESHLHNTAAITAAKAALEIYVRHLAMELGPMGHRVNLLKFGTVMTPAVRHVYSPEAQAHLERVHQQMNPVGRMCTVEEVARFVPMLLGEEARWFNGATIDFTGGMTLQLLDLLLNPRP, from the coding sequence ATGAGTTCGAGCCCTTGGGCCGTCATTCTGGGAGCTTCCTCGGGCACGGGGGCCGCCATCGCCCAGGAGATCGCCCGGGCACGGGGCTTCGATGTGTTCGGCGTGCACCGCGGCCGGTACCTGGAGCAAGCCGCCCAGGTGGAGCAGGACATCGCCCGGATGGGCCGCCGCATCGTGATGCACCGCGCGGACGCGGGCACCCCCGAGGGGGCAGCGCAGGGCGCCGATGCGGTGCTGGCCCTGGCCGGCCCCCGGAGCGTGAAGCTCCTCGTCCATTCGCTGGCCAGCGGCTCGGTGGGGCGCCTGGTCTCGGGCCAGAAGGATCAGCTCCACCCCCGGCAGATTGAGCGCACCTTCCACGCCATGGCGCACTCGCTCGTTTACTGGGCGCAGGCCCTGATGGCGAGGGATCTGCTGGCACCGCAGGCGCTCCTGCTGGGCCTGACCAACCCCCTGACCGAGTCCCACCTGCACAACACGGCGGCCATCACCGCGGCCAAGGCGGCGCTGGAAATCTATGTCCGCCACCTGGCCATGGAGCTGGGGCCGATGGGCCACCGGGTGAACCTGCTCAAGTTCGGCACGGTGATGACACCCGCCGTCCGGCACGTCTATTCGCCGGAGGCCCAGGCACACCTGGAACGGGTGCACCAGCAGATGAACCCGGTGGGCCGGATGTGCACGGTGGAGGAGGTGGCGCGCTTCGTCCCCATGCTCCTGGGCGAAGAGGCCCGCTGGTTCAATGGCGCCACCATCGACTTCACGGGCGGCATGACGCTGCAGCTGCTGGACCTGCTGCTCAACCCACGGCCGTGA
- a CDS encoding methyltransferase domain-containing protein, producing MNAQELGQIVCPDCRGALSWAGRLREGQLHQGHVTCERCGMRWPVKDGLPRLYREEQVRGTDRLMRVIYDGLPALHDPMTFLLTPVLQATTEARLREGYLHRLELRSLRPRPDGQPIRLLEIGIGSGANLPLIEKELPPGLDVELWGMDLSQGMLRECRKRIVRKGHRGIHLLMGDAHHLPFADHSFDRVFEIGGVGGYHDPRRALAEMARVAQPGTPIVVVDEQLDSSRDHSLATRAAFRLLTFYTRDAHCPQELLPPGATGVLAEQITRFYYCLTFRMLDERPPLTAVG from the coding sequence ATGAACGCCCAGGAGCTGGGCCAGATCGTCTGTCCGGATTGCCGGGGCGCGCTCTCCTGGGCAGGACGGCTGCGCGAAGGCCAGCTCCACCAGGGCCACGTGACGTGCGAGCGCTGTGGCATGCGGTGGCCCGTGAAGGACGGCCTGCCCCGGCTGTACCGGGAAGAGCAGGTCCGGGGCACCGACCGCTTGATGCGCGTCATCTACGATGGGCTGCCCGCCCTGCATGATCCGATGACCTTCCTGCTGACCCCCGTGCTCCAGGCCACCACCGAGGCCCGGCTGCGCGAGGGGTACCTGCACCGCCTGGAGCTGCGCTCCCTGCGCCCCCGCCCGGACGGCCAGCCCATCCGCCTGCTGGAGATCGGCATCGGCTCGGGCGCCAACCTGCCCCTCATCGAGAAGGAGCTTCCCCCGGGGCTCGACGTCGAGCTGTGGGGGATGGATCTCAGCCAGGGCATGCTCCGGGAGTGCCGCAAGCGCATTGTCCGGAAGGGCCACCGGGGAATCCACCTGCTCATGGGGGATGCCCACCACCTGCCCTTCGCGGATCATTCCTTTGACCGGGTGTTCGAGATCGGCGGCGTGGGCGGCTACCACGATCCCCGGCGCGCCCTCGCGGAGATGGCCCGGGTGGCCCAGCCCGGCACCCCCATCGTGGTGGTGGACGAGCAGCTCGACTCCAGCCGCGACCACTCCCTGGCCACGCGCGCGGCGTTCCGGCTGCTCACGTTCTACACCCGGGATGCCCACTGCCCCCAGGAGCTGCTGCCCCCCGGGGCCACCGGGGTGCTGGCCGAGCAGATCACCCGCTTCTACTACTGCCTGACCTTCCGGATGCTAGACGAGCGCCCGCCCCTCACGGCCGTGGGTTGA